The following are encoded in a window of Nitrospiraceae bacterium genomic DNA:
- a CDS encoding tryptophanase, whose amino-acid sequence MFKTIIEPFRIKMVEHIRMTTEAERRELIANAGYNVFRLHSDDVLIDLLTDSGTGAMSAKQWAAIMRGDESYAGSPSFYRFEAAVQDLMGFPLVIPTHQGRAAERILFSTICKAGDVIPNNTHFDTTRANVEFCGARAIDVPCRELADLSSEFPFKGNMDVESLRAVFQKEGPERIPLVMITVTNNSGGGQPVSMANIREVAEVCRAFDRPLYLDACRIAENAYFIKLREPGYGDKMVRDIVREMCDLADGCTMSAKKDAIVNIGGFLATRNAELAQQEQNLLILTEGFPTYGGLAGRDLEAMAEGLKEGVEEDYLQYRITSTGYLGNHLHEAGVPTLRPPGGHAIYLDAARFAPHLQPLDLPGISLCVELYVLGGIRAVEIGTAMFGKRNKETGEEEPGPRELVRLAIPRRVYTQSHVDYIVEVVEEAFRRRKHLKPFRFLEQAPFLRHFTAQYGVVK is encoded by the coding sequence ATGTTTAAGACGATCATCGAACCCTTCCGTATCAAAATGGTCGAACATATCCGGATGACCACAGAAGCCGAACGCCGGGAATTAATTGCAAACGCCGGTTACAACGTTTTTCGGCTGCACTCTGATGATGTCCTGATCGATCTTCTGACCGATAGCGGCACCGGGGCCATGAGTGCCAAACAGTGGGCAGCTATCATGCGAGGGGATGAAAGTTATGCGGGAAGTCCATCCTTTTACCGGTTTGAAGCCGCGGTGCAGGATTTGATGGGATTCCCGCTTGTCATCCCGACCCATCAGGGAAGGGCGGCGGAACGCATCTTGTTTTCCACCATCTGCAAGGCCGGTGACGTGATTCCCAATAATACGCATTTCGATACCACCAGGGCCAACGTGGAATTTTGCGGAGCCCGGGCGATAGATGTGCCCTGTCGCGAATTGGCCGATCTCTCCAGTGAGTTTCCCTTCAAAGGGAATATGGATGTCGAAAGTCTTCGCGCGGTTTTTCAAAAAGAAGGACCCGAGCGTATTCCGTTGGTGATGATCACCGTCACCAATAATTCCGGTGGAGGGCAACCGGTCTCGATGGCTAACATCAGAGAAGTGGCCGAGGTTTGCCGCGCCTTTGACCGCCCGTTATACCTGGATGCCTGCCGGATTGCAGAAAATGCCTATTTCATTAAACTGCGCGAACCGGGATATGGGGATAAAATGGTCCGCGACATTGTTCGCGAAATGTGCGATCTGGCCGATGGCTGTACCATGTCCGCAAAAAAGGATGCCATTGTGAACATCGGCGGATTTCTTGCCACACGCAACGCCGAGTTGGCCCAACAAGAGCAAAACCTGTTGATCTTAACCGAGGGGTTTCCCACCTATGGGGGCTTGGCCGGACGCGATTTGGAAGCCATGGCCGAAGGGTTGAAGGAAGGCGTGGAGGAAGATTATCTCCAGTATCGCATTACCTCCACGGGGTATCTGGGCAACCATTTACATGAAGCCGGTGTGCCAACCCTGCGGCCGCCCGGTGGGCATGCCATCTATCTGGATGCGGCCCGCTTCGCCCCGCATCTCCAACCGCTCGATCTGCCGGGTATTTCGCTCTGCGTGGAGTTATACGTGTTGGGAGGCATTCGGGCGGTGGAAATCGGCACCGCCATGTTTGGCAAACGAAATAAGGAAACCGGGGAAGAAGAGCCGGGCCCTCGTGAACTGGTTCGGTTGGCCATACCCAGGCGGGTTTATACTCAAAGCCATGTGGATTATATCGTGGAAGTAGTGGAAGAAGCCTTCCGCCGCCGTAAACATTTAAAGCCGTTCCGCTTTCTGGAACAAGCGCCCTTTCTCAGACATTTCACCGCGCAATACGGGGTGGTGAAATAA
- a CDS encoding ATP-dependent metallopeptidase FtsH/Yme1/Tma family protein, producing MEKKYRVSIWYFIIAFWGLIILQEMYFAAQHMDEVPYSQFKTWVQEDKVAEISITDKVIHGKLKSEKGGETPQWFQTVRVDDPELVKLLEEKHVEYAGVIVSTLWKDVASWVVPILVFAGIWFWILRKMGQGAGGGFMRIGKSKAKVYIESDIKTRMNDVAGVDEAKVELMEVVEFLKTPEKFTRIGGRIPKGVLLVGPPGTGKTMLAKAIAGEAGVPFFSISGSEFVEMFVGVGAARVRDLFEQAMAKAPCIIFIDELDALGKARGTGPMMHEEREQTLNQLLVEMDGFDPRVGVIMLAATNRPEILDQALLRAGRFDRQVLVDRPDRPGRAAILAIHAKSIKLAPDVDLDKIAAMTPGMVGADLANVVNEAALLAIRRSRETAEHRDFEEAVERVIAGLEKRNRVLSVEERKRVAHHEVGHALVAMSLPGCDPVQKISIIPRGIAALGYTLQLPVEDRYLLTRSELENRIAVLLGGRMAEELVFGEASTGAADDLQKATTIAKRMVKDYGMSDKLGTVALDESVQPTFLKNMESHATPTYSEHTAQQVDQEVRRLIEEQGNRVRELLTRLRPVLLNGAETLLKAEVMTGEELMALLHAKEEEPIPG from the coding sequence ATGGAAAAAAAATATCGTGTTTCTATTTGGTATTTCATAATTGCGTTCTGGGGACTCATTATTCTCCAGGAAATGTATTTTGCGGCGCAGCATATGGATGAGGTGCCTTATAGTCAATTTAAAACCTGGGTTCAAGAAGATAAGGTGGCCGAGATCTCCATAACCGACAAAGTCATTCACGGAAAATTAAAATCTGAGAAAGGCGGGGAAACCCCCCAATGGTTTCAGACCGTGCGCGTAGATGATCCGGAGTTAGTGAAACTGTTGGAAGAGAAGCATGTGGAATATGCCGGAGTGATCGTCAGCACACTCTGGAAAGACGTGGCCTCCTGGGTCGTCCCTATTCTGGTTTTTGCCGGGATCTGGTTTTGGATTTTGCGAAAGATGGGACAAGGGGCGGGTGGCGGTTTTATGCGAATCGGGAAATCCAAGGCTAAAGTCTATATTGAAAGCGATATCAAGACGCGTATGAATGATGTGGCCGGAGTCGATGAAGCCAAAGTGGAACTCATGGAAGTTGTCGAGTTCTTAAAGACGCCGGAAAAATTTACGAGGATCGGCGGACGGATTCCCAAGGGTGTGCTCTTGGTTGGGCCGCCGGGCACAGGGAAAACCATGCTGGCGAAAGCGATTGCGGGGGAAGCCGGTGTGCCGTTTTTTTCCATTAGTGGATCGGAATTTGTGGAAATGTTTGTGGGGGTGGGAGCAGCCAGGGTGCGAGATTTATTTGAACAGGCCATGGCTAAAGCACCTTGTATCATTTTCATTGATGAGTTGGATGCACTGGGAAAAGCCAGGGGAACGGGGCCTATGATGCATGAAGAACGGGAGCAAACCCTCAATCAATTGCTGGTGGAGATGGACGGGTTTGATCCTCGTGTGGGAGTCATTATGTTGGCCGCAACCAATCGTCCTGAAATTCTTGATCAGGCCTTGCTCCGTGCAGGCCGTTTTGATCGACAGGTCCTGGTTGATCGCCCCGATCGACCTGGAAGAGCCGCTATCCTTGCCATACATGCCAAGTCCATTAAGCTGGCTCCTGATGTCGATTTAGATAAAATTGCGGCCATGACTCCGGGAATGGTTGGTGCCGACCTGGCAAACGTGGTGAATGAAGCTGCCTTGCTGGCCATTCGTCGAAGTCGGGAGACGGCCGAACACCGCGATTTTGAGGAAGCCGTGGAACGGGTCATTGCCGGTTTGGAAAAGAGAAACCGTGTCCTTAGTGTGGAAGAACGAAAGCGAGTGGCTCATCATGAGGTCGGGCACGCGTTAGTGGCCATGTCCTTGCCCGGATGTGATCCCGTCCAAAAAATCTCGATCATTCCCCGTGGCATTGCAGCCTTGGGCTATACGCTACAGCTTCCTGTGGAAGACCGGTACTTACTCACCCGGTCTGAATTAGAAAATCGCATTGCCGTGTTGTTAGGAGGGCGTATGGCCGAAGAGTTGGTCTTTGGCGAGGCCTCCACAGGAGCGGCGGATGATTTGCAGAAAGCCACTACCATTGCCAAACGGATGGTCAAAGATTATGGGATGAGCGACAAATTGGGAACGGTGGCGTTAGATGAATCCGTTCAGCCGACCTTTTTAAAAAATATGGAGTCGCATGCGACCCCGACCTATTCCGAGCACACCGCGCAACAGGTTGATCAAGAGGTGCGCCGGCTCATTGAAGAGCAAGGCAATCGCGTCCGGGAATTGCTGACAAGGCTTCGGCCGGTGCTGTTGAACGGGGCTGAGACCTTGTTGAAGGCCGAAGTCATGACCGGGGAAGAGTTGATGGCGCTTCTCCACGCGAAGGAAGAAGAACCCATTCCCGGTTAG
- the rmuC gene encoding DNA recombination protein RmuC gives MIASYDPQLLWILLSGLLAGGTIAWAICSLVYRGRKIQALQESATRLASAQAQAGELRAQLTTLQQERDRVHQEFRLMEVAKVSAETNLENTQRHLAEQRALLEDAKLTLTDTFRSLASEALAGNNRGFLTLAEEKFKSLKEEATASFDQRHTSIESLLQPLTESLRTYQKESQALEDKRLRELSVVGEQLRQLASAQTTLQAETAKLVNALRSPQVRGRWGEIALRRTAELAGMSENCDFFEQASVSTETGRLRPDMIVKLPAGRDVVVDSKVPLSAFLDSLETHTDEDREAALNRHLGQVKRHISQLASKEYWDQFPSAPEFVVLFIPNDSFLAAAAERDPSLVESALTKKVVIATPTTFIALLRAIAYGWRQEQVAEGAQRISILGQELADRLGTLAEHFGRIGQALGRTVESYNATVTSLENRIWPTARKFKSLGISPKKDLMDLKSVVHMPRAPGEMGQSPEDLPPAPS, from the coding sequence ATGATCGCCTCCTACGACCCTCAATTACTGTGGATTCTCCTGTCTGGCTTACTGGCCGGAGGGACAATCGCATGGGCCATATGTTCCCTTGTCTATCGAGGAAGGAAGATCCAAGCCTTACAAGAGTCCGCTACCCGCTTGGCATCGGCCCAAGCCCAAGCAGGAGAACTTCGGGCCCAACTCACCACCCTGCAGCAGGAACGTGATCGAGTCCATCAGGAATTCCGTCTGATGGAAGTCGCCAAAGTGTCAGCCGAAACGAACCTCGAAAATACGCAACGACACTTAGCCGAACAGCGGGCCCTGCTGGAGGATGCCAAATTGACCTTAACGGATACCTTTCGCTCTTTAGCCTCGGAAGCTCTGGCCGGGAACAATAGGGGGTTTCTGACCCTGGCCGAGGAAAAGTTTAAATCCCTCAAGGAAGAAGCCACGGCTTCCTTCGATCAACGCCACACCTCCATCGAATCCTTGTTGCAGCCGCTGACCGAATCCCTCCGTACCTACCAAAAAGAATCGCAAGCCTTAGAAGATAAGCGGCTTCGTGAACTCAGTGTCGTGGGAGAACAGTTACGCCAATTGGCTTCCGCCCAGACCACCCTTCAAGCCGAAACAGCCAAATTGGTGAATGCCTTACGATCACCCCAGGTTCGAGGACGCTGGGGCGAAATCGCGCTTCGAAGGACCGCTGAATTAGCCGGCATGTCAGAAAACTGCGATTTCTTCGAACAGGCAAGTGTCTCCACGGAAACCGGGCGTCTGCGTCCCGATATGATCGTCAAACTCCCGGCAGGAAGAGATGTGGTGGTCGATTCCAAAGTGCCGCTCAGTGCGTTTTTAGATAGCTTGGAAACGCACACGGACGAAGACCGGGAAGCCGCCCTCAATCGACATCTCGGCCAGGTAAAACGCCATATCAGCCAATTAGCCTCAAAAGAATATTGGGACCAATTTCCATCCGCTCCGGAATTTGTGGTCTTATTTATCCCCAATGATTCGTTCTTAGCCGCCGCCGCCGAACGCGACCCATCCCTCGTCGAGTCGGCCTTAACGAAAAAAGTCGTCATCGCCACACCCACCACCTTTATTGCCCTGTTGCGGGCCATTGCCTACGGCTGGCGCCAGGAACAAGTGGCGGAAGGGGCCCAACGCATCAGTATCCTCGGACAGGAACTCGCCGATCGACTGGGCACTCTGGCAGAGCATTTTGGGAGAATCGGACAAGCGTTAGGTCGGACCGTCGAATCCTATAATGCGACGGTCACCTCATTGGAGAATCGGATCTGGCCCACGGCCAGAAAATTCAAATCTCTTGGAATCAGCCCCAAAAAAGACCTCATGGACCTCAAATCCGTCGTACACATGCCACGGGCCCCTGGCGAAATGGGACAATCACCCGAAGATCTTCCGCCCGCACCGTCATAA
- a CDS encoding DUF4197 domain-containing protein encodes MIIPPVILSILLLLLPQVAFAQFGDFMKEIDKLSLPGAKTLGDDKIVSGLKEALIVGTENAVKLTGTADGYLKNEAIKILLPEKLQSMDKALRVAGFGPQVDELVVSMNRAAEQAAPLAKPIFKDAVTNMSFDDAKKILDGGDTAATNYFQGKTRNQLATAFKPEVEKTMSQVGVTTQYKELVGQYSMLPFVKVPAFDLDDYVVGKSLDGLFHTLAQEEEKIRTNPSARVTDLLKDVFGK; translated from the coding sequence ATGATCATACCTCCCGTCATCTTAAGTATTCTCCTCTTGCTCCTTCCGCAAGTCGCCTTCGCACAATTTGGTGACTTTATGAAAGAGATCGACAAATTGTCTCTGCCTGGCGCAAAAACTCTCGGAGATGACAAGATAGTCTCTGGCCTTAAAGAAGCGCTGATCGTCGGAACCGAAAATGCGGTGAAACTCACCGGGACCGCTGACGGCTATTTGAAAAATGAAGCCATTAAAATCTTGCTACCCGAAAAACTACAATCCATGGATAAAGCCCTTCGAGTGGCCGGATTCGGGCCCCAGGTTGATGAGTTGGTGGTTAGTATGAACCGGGCCGCCGAGCAGGCTGCTCCCCTGGCCAAACCCATATTCAAAGATGCGGTCACCAACATGAGTTTTGACGATGCCAAGAAAATTCTGGATGGAGGAGATACCGCCGCGACCAATTATTTCCAAGGTAAAACTCGCAATCAACTAGCCACAGCGTTTAAACCTGAAGTGGAGAAGACGATGAGCCAAGTCGGGGTCACCACGCAATACAAGGAATTGGTGGGACAATATTCCATGCTACCGTTTGTCAAAGTCCCGGCATTTGATCTCGACGATTATGTGGTTGGAAAAAGTTTGGACGGGCTATTTCACACACTAGCTCAGGAAGAGGAAAAAATCAGGACTAACCCTTCAGCGCGCGTTACAGATTTACTCAAGGATGTCTTTGGCAAATAA
- a CDS encoding DUF3565 domain-containing protein produces the protein MNQPIIGFHQDDMDDWVADLACGHGQHVRHQPPLSFRPWVLTQEGRRAHLKTILNCKKCDEEAPLPSQNKT, from the coding sequence ATGAACCAACCCATTATCGGATTTCATCAAGATGATATGGATGATTGGGTGGCAGATCTGGCCTGCGGCCATGGGCAGCATGTTCGACACCAGCCTCCCCTTAGTTTTCGTCCTTGGGTTCTGACACAAGAAGGACGTCGAGCCCATCTCAAAACCATCCTCAATTGCAAAAAATGTGACGAGGAGGCTCCGCTTCCTTCACAAAATAAAACCTAA